One genomic segment of Pseudoalteromonas sp. GCY includes these proteins:
- a CDS encoding imm11 family protein has translation MNYNEIYFIFLPRITESTLYLTPLQKSADRNFEFERLVWGQEPLFFENGYKDEDLKSGVKRAIPSVMLDTTIPIISRNIWEKLKFFDFKGMQFYPAVYIDDDGHYHEQYWCMNFWERLDCLDRKRSKFSKTTLKKLKVNPDADDLTTYKYSLDSDVLDKIPEEERLIFKMEPDDMGYVFVHQKIADIFFEEKATGVNLVKVSDFEEGMQF, from the coding sequence GTGAACTATAATGAAATATATTTTATTTTTCTCCCCCGAATTACTGAAAGCACACTGTACTTAACACCATTGCAAAAGTCAGCGGATAGAAATTTTGAGTTTGAACGCTTAGTTTGGGGTCAAGAGCCTCTATTTTTCGAAAATGGATACAAAGACGAAGACTTAAAATCAGGTGTCAAAAGAGCAATACCTAGCGTTATGCTCGATACGACGATCCCAATCATAAGTAGAAATATATGGGAGAAGCTTAAGTTTTTTGATTTTAAAGGAATGCAATTTTATCCCGCTGTTTATATCGATGATGATGGTCACTATCACGAGCAATATTGGTGCATGAACTTCTGGGAAAGGTTGGATTGCCTAGATAGGAAGAGATCAAAATTTTCAAAGACAACATTAAAGAAGCTCAAAGTGAACCCGGACGCAGATGACTTAACGACCTACAAGTACAGCCTTGATAGTGATGTATTAGATAAAATTCCAGAAGAAGAGCGGCTGATTTTTAAAATGGAGCCCGATGATATGGGTTATGTCTTTGTCCATCAAAAAATTGCAGATATCTTTTTTGAAGAGAAGGCGACAGGCGTTAACTTAGTCAAAGTATCCGACTTTGAAGAAGGGATGCAGTTTTAG
- a CDS encoding TonB-dependent receptor produces the protein MKLKLSTITLALLPFFSHQVLADDNLETIVVTGDFQNETIQTLSASASVVDELTIAKRGAQYLDEILGATANVNFTAGASRGRFMQIRGIGLRSQFVDPIYPSVGLLIDGINYSGLGASALLFDTESVVVYRGPQGTKFGSDALAGIVEVNTQAATTAPSLKVKLGAGNYGSYEAGLAAGTGLSDDTAVRVSLYQRESDGYVDNLYLNKPTQQQDEQVARVKLNSQVSDNLALEFAYHHIDTENGYDGFTLDNSRNSVADTPGQDNLSSDAFSLRGIYTRSDLFNVEFKVSGLDADTLYSYDEDWVCNDAAQPALCAAGLHPEGYSSTDAYERNHENGDIEFLIKDKQNDWVVGVFAKRNDVDLTRHYTWLENPFTSAYTVESKAIFGQYVHHLSDKTRLIGGLRAEQYDADYLDSNGFSIETDDVMWGGKVALEYQVVPRTMIYTSLTRGYKVGGVNGEALAKAKDEGLNIPAEHHYFDPEYVWNAEFGVKGESEDKRHLVRVTAFYMQRDDIQLKQWQVSNQQFAGYIDNASKGSNYGLEVEGNLQYTDRLGFSYSAGYLETEIEDFVAASGLNLDGRDQAQAPNYQYSFAVNYELMDNLVVELGVEGKDNYYLSDSHNEQARNHNLINASLSYYGDNWSLTAWGRNLADEDIVVRGFRFGNNPLDGWQDNTYVQYGEPRVYGLSFSYEL, from the coding sequence ATGAAGTTAAAACTCTCTACGATCACCTTGGCACTGCTGCCATTTTTCTCTCATCAGGTACTTGCCGACGATAACCTAGAAACCATTGTCGTCACTGGCGATTTTCAGAATGAAACTATCCAGACATTAAGTGCAAGCGCTTCGGTGGTTGACGAACTCACTATCGCTAAACGTGGTGCGCAATATTTAGATGAGATACTAGGTGCCACCGCTAACGTTAACTTTACGGCAGGTGCGTCTCGTGGTCGCTTTATGCAAATCCGTGGTATCGGCTTACGTTCACAGTTTGTTGATCCTATTTATCCCAGCGTTGGCTTATTAATTGACGGTATTAATTATTCAGGATTAGGCGCAAGTGCGCTGCTTTTTGATACTGAGTCAGTGGTGGTGTATCGCGGCCCTCAAGGCACTAAATTCGGTTCAGATGCTTTAGCTGGAATCGTTGAAGTAAATACCCAAGCTGCCACCACAGCGCCATCATTAAAAGTGAAGTTAGGCGCAGGTAATTATGGTAGCTACGAAGCAGGCCTTGCTGCAGGCACAGGATTAAGCGACGACACCGCAGTGCGCGTCAGCCTTTATCAGCGAGAGTCTGACGGTTACGTAGATAACCTCTACCTAAACAAACCCACTCAGCAACAAGACGAACAAGTAGCAAGAGTGAAACTTAACTCTCAAGTGAGCGATAATCTCGCACTAGAGTTTGCTTATCACCATATTGATACTGAAAACGGGTACGACGGTTTCACCCTGGATAATTCACGTAACAGTGTTGCTGATACCCCAGGCCAAGACAACCTCAGCTCCGATGCGTTTTCACTACGCGGAATTTATACTCGCTCAGACTTATTCAATGTGGAATTTAAAGTATCTGGGCTAGATGCTGATACTTTATATAGCTACGACGAAGATTGGGTATGTAATGACGCAGCTCAGCCAGCGCTATGCGCAGCAGGATTACACCCTGAAGGATATAGCTCAACCGATGCCTACGAGCGTAACCATGAAAATGGCGACATAGAGTTTTTAATCAAAGATAAACAAAATGACTGGGTGGTAGGTGTTTTCGCAAAGCGTAACGATGTTGATTTGACCCGTCACTACACTTGGCTTGAGAACCCATTTACGTCAGCATACACCGTAGAAAGTAAGGCGATTTTTGGTCAATACGTGCATCACCTTTCAGACAAAACTCGCCTAATCGGTGGTCTTCGCGCGGAGCAATATGACGCTGACTATTTAGATAGTAACGGCTTTAGTATCGAAACCGATGATGTAATGTGGGGCGGAAAAGTCGCACTTGAATATCAAGTTGTACCGCGCACGATGATCTACACCAGCCTTACTCGCGGTTACAAAGTCGGCGGTGTAAACGGCGAAGCACTGGCAAAAGCCAAAGATGAAGGTTTAAATATTCCGGCCGAACACCATTACTTTGACCCTGAGTATGTTTGGAACGCTGAGTTTGGTGTAAAAGGTGAGTCTGAAGACAAGCGTCACCTTGTACGGGTTACCGCGTTTTATATGCAACGCGATGATATCCAGTTAAAGCAATGGCAAGTTTCTAACCAGCAATTTGCAGGCTACATCGACAACGCTAGTAAAGGCAGTAACTACGGCCTAGAAGTTGAAGGCAACCTACAGTACACGGACCGCCTTGGTTTTAGCTATAGCGCAGGCTATTTAGAGACCGAGATTGAAGACTTTGTGGCTGCCAGTGGCCTCAACCTTGATGGTCGCGACCAAGCACAAGCGCCCAATTATCAATACTCGTTTGCCGTCAATTACGAGTTAATGGATAACCTAGTGGTTGAATTAGGTGTGGAAGGCAAAGACAACTATTACCTCTCGGACAGTCACAACGAGCAAGCGCGCAATCATAACCTGATCAACGCCAGCCTTAGTTACTATGGCGACAACTGGTCATTAACGGCTTGGGGTAGAAACCTAGCAGACGAAGACATTGTAGTACGTGGCTTTAGGTTTGGTAATAATCCACTAGACGGCTGGCAAGACAATACCTATGTACAGTACGGCGAGCCGCGCGTTTATGGTCTAAGTTTTAGTTACGAACTGTAG
- a CDS encoding helix-turn-helix domain-containing protein — MLFVTRVRQAKRIELVGKFDKRFTGDDLRRMRKVAGKTTQEMANLVGVERGTYENYEKGVSKFPYEYFEIWCDACGINLNPLREQILALRDKIDDAKLWRKSPTPRNSKSSNEDNG; from the coding sequence ATGCTGTTTGTGACGCGAGTGCGACAGGCAAAAAGGATTGAGTTGGTGGGGAAATTTGATAAGCGCTTTACAGGAGACGACCTGCGCCGCATGCGCAAAGTCGCCGGCAAAACCACGCAAGAAATGGCTAACTTGGTCGGCGTGGAGCGTGGCACTTACGAAAACTATGAAAAAGGCGTAAGCAAATTTCCCTACGAATATTTTGAAATATGGTGCGACGCCTGCGGCATCAACCTCAACCCACTTAGAGAACAAATCCTTGCCTTAAGAGACAAAATTGACGACGCCAAATTATGGCGTAAGTCGCCAACACCGCGAAATAGCAAATCAAGCAATGAGGATAACGGCTAA
- a CDS encoding META domain-containing protein, which translates to MKFISIIGAIMALSGCISTGKVDTEALKYSAWQLQSINGQNITQLQSDAGLGEKPIDIRFIDALQVNGFAGCNRFFGEGEIVEGQLKVKNLGMTRKYCGEEIAQVESQLINQLQIGVLLEVNANKLTLKGKPQFSFIKQ; encoded by the coding sequence ATGAAATTCATCAGCATAATCGGCGCAATAATGGCGCTTAGTGGATGTATATCGACAGGGAAGGTAGACACGGAAGCGCTTAAGTATTCCGCTTGGCAGTTACAGAGTATTAATGGCCAAAATATTACGCAATTACAATCAGACGCTGGACTTGGTGAAAAGCCTATTGATATTCGTTTTATCGATGCACTGCAAGTCAATGGTTTTGCGGGTTGTAATCGCTTTTTTGGCGAAGGCGAAATTGTCGAAGGGCAGTTAAAAGTTAAAAACTTAGGCATGACGCGTAAGTACTGTGGTGAAGAAATTGCTCAGGTTGAATCGCAGCTTATTAACCAATTACAAATTGGTGTCTTGCTTGAAGTAAATGCTAATAAGTTGACCTTGAAAGGAAAACCTCAGTTTAGTTTTATTAAACAATAA
- a CDS encoding acyl-CoA thioesterase, which produces MSFKVDFKVRDYECDLQGIVNNSVYFNYLEHARHEFLLANNVDFAALAEQKVNLVVIRSEMNYKDSLRPGDEFYVEVALERESRVKFAFKQKVIRAHDNKLMLDAVVTGTSVNERGRPFLPDAITHLFD; this is translated from the coding sequence ATGAGTTTTAAAGTTGATTTTAAAGTCCGAGACTATGAGTGTGACTTACAGGGAATAGTTAATAACAGCGTGTATTTTAATTATTTAGAGCATGCAAGGCATGAGTTTTTATTGGCGAATAACGTTGATTTTGCAGCGCTTGCAGAACAAAAAGTGAACTTAGTCGTTATTCGTAGCGAAATGAATTACAAAGACTCGTTACGCCCAGGTGATGAGTTTTATGTTGAAGTCGCACTTGAGCGTGAAAGCAGAGTAAAGTTCGCATTTAAGCAAAAAGTGATAAGAGCGCATGACAATAAACTCATGCTTGATGCGGTAGTCACTGGAACTTCGGTGAATGAGCGCGGTAGACCGTTTTTACCAGACGCTATTACACACTTATTTGATTAG